A stretch of Kaistella flava (ex Peng et al. 2021) DNA encodes these proteins:
- the recQ gene encoding DNA helicase RecQ, with protein MNIKNTDLSKELKKYFGFSKFKGQQEEIIKTLMKGEDVFVLMPTGGGKSLCYQLPALISEGTAIVVSPLIALMKNQVDAINGLSSVEGIAHVLNSSLNKTQTKQVFDDIKSGVTKLLYVAPESLIKEEYQEFLRDVKISFVAIDEAHCISEWGHDFRPEYRNLKSIIDKIADVPVIALTATATPKVQDDIQKTLGMSNALVFKESFNRPNLYYEVRPKVNIDREIVKFINARKGKTGIVYCLSRRKVEEFAQVLQVNGINALPYHAGLDQKTRVMNQDKFLMEDADVIVATIAFGMGIDKPDVRYVIHYDIPKSLESYYQETGRAGRDGGEGYCLAFYDPKDIEKLEKFLAQKPVSEREIGLQLLNEVVGYAETSMSRRQYILYYFGEQFDPVTGDGALMCDNATNPPKLKDASKELRLVLNLVKELEEKFKTKDLISVIVGKENPVTKSYKLEATKHFGIGKNETENFWKSIIRQASVQNFLQKDIETYGVLKLTEKGNKALSSKKETEFFIAEDREYNLEQTKADSDKVQTESGGGLDEVLFGQLKELRKKVAKKYGIPPYTVFMDPSMEDMTVQYPINIEEIGKIYGVGEGKAKKYGKEFADFIKNYVEENGIERTQDMVMKTVANKSSHKVFIIQSTDKKIDLEDIAKAKNISMDDLLKEMERIVYQGTKLNINYYVDENFDEDIVEEFMTFMGESESDSMKVLLAEFGDDLSDEEVRMLRIKFISDVAN; from the coding sequence ATGAACATAAAAAATACCGATTTATCAAAAGAATTAAAGAAATATTTCGGTTTCTCAAAATTTAAAGGTCAACAAGAAGAAATTATAAAAACCCTGATGAAGGGTGAAGATGTTTTTGTTTTAATGCCTACCGGAGGAGGGAAATCCCTTTGTTACCAGCTACCAGCATTGATTTCTGAAGGAACTGCAATTGTAGTTTCCCCATTAATTGCTTTAATGAAAAATCAAGTTGATGCGATCAACGGACTTTCTTCTGTTGAAGGGATCGCCCATGTACTTAATTCTTCGCTCAATAAAACCCAGACTAAACAAGTATTCGATGATATTAAATCGGGTGTCACCAAATTATTATATGTTGCCCCCGAATCTTTAATTAAAGAGGAATATCAGGAATTTTTGCGAGATGTTAAAATCTCATTCGTAGCGATTGATGAGGCACACTGTATCTCAGAATGGGGCCACGATTTCCGTCCGGAATACAGAAACCTGAAAAGTATTATCGATAAAATTGCGGATGTTCCAGTTATTGCTTTAACGGCGACGGCAACTCCGAAAGTGCAGGACGATATTCAGAAAACTTTGGGCATGAGCAATGCGCTGGTTTTCAAGGAAAGTTTTAACCGTCCGAACCTTTATTATGAAGTAAGACCAAAAGTTAATATCGACCGTGAAATTGTAAAATTCATCAATGCCCGTAAAGGAAAAACGGGAATCGTTTACTGTCTAAGTCGTAGAAAAGTAGAAGAGTTTGCTCAAGTTCTTCAGGTTAATGGAATTAATGCATTGCCTTATCACGCTGGGTTAGACCAGAAGACAAGAGTGATGAATCAGGATAAATTCTTGATGGAAGATGCAGATGTCATTGTAGCTACAATTGCGTTCGGAATGGGAATCGATAAGCCTGATGTTCGTTACGTGATTCATTATGATATTCCGAAATCTTTAGAAAGTTATTATCAGGAAACTGGTCGTGCCGGAAGAGATGGAGGTGAAGGATATTGCTTGGCTTTTTACGATCCAAAAGATATTGAAAAACTAGAAAAATTCTTGGCTCAGAAACCTGTTTCAGAAAGAGAAATTGGGTTGCAACTTTTAAATGAAGTGGTTGGTTATGCCGAAACTTCGATGAGCAGAAGACAATATATTCTTTATTATTTTGGAGAACAGTTTGACCCTGTAACTGGCGATGGTGCGTTGATGTGTGATAATGCTACAAATCCACCAAAACTAAAAGATGCTTCTAAAGAATTGAGATTGGTTCTTAATTTAGTGAAGGAACTCGAAGAGAAATTCAAAACAAAAGATTTGATTTCTGTGATTGTAGGTAAAGAAAATCCAGTGACGAAATCTTATAAATTAGAAGCTACTAAACATTTCGGTATTGGTAAAAATGAAACAGAAAATTTCTGGAAATCGATTATCAGACAAGCTTCTGTGCAGAATTTCTTGCAGAAAGATATTGAAACTTATGGTGTTCTGAAGTTAACTGAAAAAGGAAACAAAGCGCTTTCTTCCAAAAAAGAGACTGAGTTCTTTATTGCTGAAGATCGAGAATATAATTTGGAGCAAACCAAAGCGGATTCTGATAAAGTTCAGACCGAATCCGGTGGTGGTTTAGATGAAGTTCTGTTTGGTCAGTTAAAAGAATTGCGTAAAAAAGTAGCGAAAAAGTACGGAATTCCGCCTTACACTGTTTTCATGGATCCGAGTATGGAAGACATGACGGTGCAATATCCTATTAACATTGAGGAAATTGGAAAAATATATGGTGTTGGTGAAGGAAAAGCCAAAAAGTATGGAAAAGAATTCGCTGATTTTATCAAAAATTATGTTGAAGAAAACGGCATAGAACGAACGCAGGATATGGTGATGAAAACGGTCGCCAATAAATCCAGTCACAAAGTTTTTATTATTCAGAGTACCGATAAAAAAATAGATTTAGAAGATATCGCCAAAGCCAAAAATATTTCAATGGATGATCTTTTGAAAGAAATGGAAAGGATTGTTTATCAGGGAACTAAATTGAATATCAATTATTACGTTGATGAAAATTTCGATGAAGATATTGTGGAAGAGTTTATGACTTTTATGGGAGAATCTGAAAGTGACAGTATGAAAGTTCTTTTGGCAGAATTTGGTGATGATTTAAGTGATGAAGAAGTAAGAATGTTGCGAATTAAATTTATTTCAGACGTAGCAAATTAA
- a CDS encoding SIS domain-containing protein: MNNQEILQLAKDAISIEIAELELLKNRLDEQFLKAVDIIKSSKGKLIIVGIGKSAHVGNKMVATLNSTGTPSQFLHASEAIHGDLGVIQKTDVVLCISNSGNSPEIVTLAPFLKEYSSSLIGMTGNLNSKLAEFSDVVLNTFVEKEACPIKLAPTSSTTVQMALGDALAVCLMELNGFKESDFAKFHPGGSLGKNLTAKVEQFLSAQKPQVSEEANLRDIIISVSSSKHGITVVTHGEEIIGVITDGDLRRMLMSEQDLSKFVAKEIMSKNPKSIDKNALAKEAMQILKDKNIGQLIVTENGKYFGIIDIHKLLDEGIN, encoded by the coding sequence ATGAATAACCAAGAAATCCTTCAGCTTGCAAAAGATGCTATCTCGATTGAAATTGCTGAGCTCGAACTTCTTAAAAACCGTTTAGACGAACAATTTTTAAAAGCGGTAGACATTATTAAATCTTCAAAAGGAAAACTTATTATTGTCGGAATAGGAAAATCGGCACATGTCGGAAATAAGATGGTTGCCACTTTAAATTCAACAGGAACTCCGTCGCAATTCCTTCATGCCTCGGAAGCGATTCACGGTGATTTAGGAGTTATTCAAAAAACGGATGTCGTATTGTGTATTTCGAATTCTGGAAATTCTCCGGAAATTGTAACATTAGCTCCTTTTCTAAAAGAATATTCTTCAAGCCTCATTGGAATGACTGGGAATTTAAACAGCAAACTCGCAGAATTTTCTGATGTCGTTCTCAATACTTTTGTTGAAAAAGAAGCTTGTCCAATTAAATTGGCACCAACAAGTTCTACTACCGTTCAAATGGCTCTGGGTGATGCTTTAGCTGTTTGTTTAATGGAACTTAATGGTTTTAAAGAATCAGATTTTGCGAAATTTCATCCAGGTGGAAGTTTAGGAAAAAATCTTACAGCCAAAGTAGAACAGTTTTTATCTGCACAAAAACCACAAGTTTCTGAAGAAGCCAATTTACGGGACATCATTATTTCGGTGAGCAGTTCAAAACACGGGATTACAGTTGTCACTCACGGCGAAGAAATCATCGGAGTTATTACTGATGGTGATTTGCGTAGAATGTTGATGAGCGAACAGGATTTATCGAAGTTCGTCGCTAAAGAAATTATGAGTAAAAATCCGAAGAGCATTGATAAAAATGCGTTGGCAAAAGAAGCTATGCAGATCTTAAAAGATAAAAATATCGGTCAGTTAATCGTTACCGAAAACGGAAAATATTTCGGAATCATCGACATTCACAAATTATTGGACGAAGGAATTAACTAA